One stretch of Streptomyces sp. A2-16 DNA includes these proteins:
- a CDS encoding LysR family transcriptional regulator: MRTEQLEYIAAVTRLGSLRRAAEELRLSQPALSETVRNLERELGVDLLERKRSGATMSAEGRELLPHIVGVLEAVDRLRSAAGEQHRISRMVRVGTVNAATVPLLIPAVEDFRAAHPVTQVEVVGAQQTDIHRALSEGGFDLGLVNHLDGDDTPAGFESVQLLHGRPVVCLRPDSPLAARTCVPVDELLAQPLIAMRTGYVMNRFVHRLLAGRDPSFACSTDGAEMGKLMVAEGLGVTVLPDFSVVGDPLERQGTITHRPIEGDSTRVLLMLQRRRAESVPRAARDLHEVFVRRARQLGGTLTGSP, translated from the coding sequence CGAACGGAACAGCTCGAATACATCGCCGCGGTGACCCGGCTCGGCTCGCTGCGCCGGGCGGCGGAGGAACTGCGGCTTTCACAGCCCGCGTTGAGCGAGACCGTGCGGAACCTGGAACGCGAGCTCGGGGTCGACCTGCTGGAGCGCAAACGGTCGGGGGCGACGATGAGCGCGGAGGGCCGGGAGCTGCTGCCGCACATCGTCGGGGTGCTGGAGGCGGTGGACCGGCTGCGGTCGGCGGCGGGCGAGCAGCACCGCATCAGCCGCATGGTCCGGGTCGGGACGGTGAACGCGGCGACCGTGCCGCTGCTGATTCCGGCGGTCGAGGATTTCCGGGCCGCTCACCCGGTCACCCAGGTCGAGGTGGTCGGCGCGCAGCAGACGGACATCCACCGGGCGCTGTCGGAGGGCGGGTTCGACCTCGGTCTGGTCAACCACCTCGACGGTGACGACACGCCCGCCGGATTCGAGTCCGTCCAACTGCTGCACGGCCGGCCGGTGGTGTGTCTGCGCCCGGACAGCCCGCTGGCCGCGCGGACGTGTGTGCCGGTGGACGAACTGCTGGCCCAGCCGTTGATCGCGATGCGGACCGGCTATGTCATGAACCGTTTCGTCCACCGGCTGCTGGCCGGCCGGGACCCGTCCTTCGCCTGTTCCACCGACGGTGCCGAGATGGGCAAGCTGATGGTGGCCGAAGGGCTGGGGGTGACCGTGCTGCCGGACTTCAGCGTGGTCGGGGATCCGCTGGAGCGGCAGGGCACGATCACCCACCGGCCGATCGAGGGGGACTCCACCCGGGTGCTGCTGATGCTCCAGCGCCGCAGGGCCGAGTCCGTGCCGCGGGCCGCCCGGGATCTGCACGAGGTGTTCGTGCGCCGGGCCCGGCAGTTGGGCGGCACGCTGACGGGCTCCCCCTGA
- a CDS encoding MMPL family transporter — protein sequence MSPAARRTRVLVPLLLLAVWLVAGGVLGPYAGRLGEVATNDQAAFLPRSAESTAVIAEQKKFRQSETLPVIVVWTGAAVADRKADATEVLRSLADAPGVAGEVSPAIPSEDRQALQGVVPLRPDLGDGLPGTLERIRSAAERVPGTTVRLAGPAATQADLSDAFAGIDGLLLAVALAVVLVILLLVYRSMLLPLVIILGSVFALGVACAVVYALADHDVVRVDGQVQGILSILVIGAATDYALLLTARYREELARGADRFTAAGAALRRSWAAIVASAATVALGLLALLLSDLTNNRALGPVGAIGIACAVLTSLTFLPAALALLGRAAYWPARPRPTDESNEGVWHRIAALVDRAPRKVWALTLVVLLAGAAFAPALTAKGVPLDETFVDDAPSVTAQQTLSRHFPAGSGNPAVVVADADRLTEVVRAARDTEGVASAAPASASGRPGAAPLVVDGRVRVDVTLTAAPDSDSAKKTVARLRAALHEVPDADALVGGYTAQQYDTLRTAEHDRTLIVPVVLAIILVILVVLLRSLLLPVLLVATVALNFLTTLGVSALVFRHVFGFTGTDPSVPLYGFVFLVALGVDYNIFLMSRVREESLRHGVRQGTARGLVTTGGVITSAGVVLAATFAALGVIPLAFLAQIAFIVAFGVLLDTLVVRSLLVPALVRDIGARVWWPTAVADNTKS from the coding sequence ATGTCCCCCGCCGCCCGACGGACCCGTGTGCTCGTCCCGCTGCTCCTGCTGGCCGTCTGGCTCGTCGCCGGCGGCGTCCTCGGCCCCTACGCCGGGCGCCTCGGTGAGGTCGCGACCAACGACCAGGCCGCGTTCCTGCCGCGCAGCGCGGAGTCCACCGCGGTCATCGCCGAGCAGAAGAAGTTCCGGCAGAGCGAGACCCTGCCCGTGATCGTCGTCTGGACCGGGGCCGCGGTGGCCGACCGGAAGGCGGACGCCACCGAGGTCCTGCGCTCCCTCGCCGACGCCCCGGGAGTCGCCGGCGAGGTGTCCCCCGCGATCCCCTCCGAGGACCGGCAGGCCCTCCAGGGCGTGGTCCCGCTGCGCCCCGACCTCGGTGACGGCCTCCCCGGCACCCTCGAACGGATCCGGTCCGCCGCCGAGCGCGTCCCCGGCACGACCGTGCGGCTCGCCGGTCCCGCCGCCACCCAGGCCGACCTGTCCGACGCCTTCGCCGGCATCGACGGACTGCTCCTCGCCGTCGCGCTGGCCGTCGTCCTGGTCATCCTGCTGCTGGTGTACCGCAGCATGCTCCTGCCACTGGTGATCATCCTCGGCTCGGTGTTCGCCCTGGGGGTGGCCTGCGCGGTGGTGTACGCCCTGGCCGACCACGACGTCGTCCGCGTGGACGGGCAGGTGCAGGGCATCCTGTCCATCCTCGTGATCGGCGCGGCCACCGACTACGCCCTGCTCCTCACCGCCCGCTACCGCGAGGAACTCGCCCGCGGCGCCGACCGGTTCACCGCCGCCGGGGCAGCGCTGCGGCGGTCCTGGGCGGCGATCGTCGCCAGCGCGGCCACCGTGGCGCTCGGACTGCTCGCCCTGCTGCTGAGCGACCTCACCAACAATCGCGCGCTCGGCCCGGTCGGCGCCATCGGCATCGCCTGCGCCGTCCTGACCTCCCTGACCTTCCTGCCCGCGGCTCTCGCCCTCCTGGGCCGCGCAGCCTACTGGCCCGCCCGCCCCCGCCCCACGGACGAGAGCAACGAAGGCGTCTGGCACCGGATCGCCGCCCTCGTCGACCGGGCGCCGCGCAAGGTCTGGGCGCTCACCCTCGTCGTTCTGCTGGCCGGGGCTGCCTTCGCCCCCGCCCTCACCGCCAAGGGTGTTCCCCTCGACGAGACCTTCGTCGACGACGCCCCCTCGGTCACGGCCCAGCAGACCCTGAGCCGGCACTTCCCGGCAGGCTCGGGCAACCCCGCCGTGGTCGTCGCGGACGCCGACCGGCTGACCGAGGTCGTCCGGGCCGCCCGGGACACCGAGGGTGTCGCCTCGGCCGCACCGGCGAGCGCCTCCGGCCGACCCGGAGCCGCCCCGCTCGTCGTCGACGGCAGGGTCCGCGTCGACGTCACCCTCACCGCCGCACCCGACAGCGACTCCGCCAAGAAGACCGTCGCGAGGCTGCGTGCCGCCCTGCACGAGGTGCCTGACGCGGACGCCCTCGTCGGCGGCTACACCGCCCAGCAGTACGACACCCTGCGCACCGCCGAGCACGACCGCACTCTCATCGTCCCCGTGGTCCTCGCGATCATCCTGGTGATCCTGGTCGTCCTGCTGCGCTCGCTGCTGCTGCCCGTGCTGCTGGTGGCCACGGTGGCCCTCAACTTCCTGACCACGCTCGGCGTCTCGGCCCTGGTCTTCCGCCATGTGTTCGGCTTCACCGGCACCGATCCCTCCGTGCCGCTGTACGGGTTCGTGTTCCTGGTCGCCCTCGGCGTCGACTACAACATCTTCCTGATGTCCCGGGTCCGCGAGGAGTCGCTGCGCCACGGCGTGCGCCAGGGAACGGCGCGCGGACTGGTCACCACCGGCGGGGTCATCACCTCCGCGGGCGTGGTGCTGGCCGCCACCTTCGCCGCCCTCGGGGTGATCCCGCTGGCGTTCCTCGCCCAGATCGCGTTCATCGTCGCCTTCGGTGTCCTGCTCGACACGCTGGTCGTCCGGTCCCTGCTCGTGCCCGCGCTGGTCCGCGACATCGGGGCCCGCGTCTGGTGGCCGACAGCCGTCGCCGACAACACGAAGTCGTGA
- a CDS encoding MarR family winged helix-turn-helix transcriptional regulator: MATANQREQGEPPESGAGRAPTDLYAFAVRLRRMNGEINRLVQGFAGDHGLHATDIQALAAIMDADEPMTPGGLRRHLGLTSGAVTACVDRLERAGHIRRVRESADRRVVHLHYEQDARTAARSYFRPLAEATESARSRFGEQELTVVVRFLEALNEELAAVRPKGG, from the coding sequence GTGGCCACAGCGAACCAGCGGGAACAGGGCGAACCACCGGAGTCCGGTGCGGGCCGGGCGCCGACCGACCTGTACGCGTTCGCCGTACGGCTGCGCCGGATGAACGGCGAGATCAACCGGCTGGTCCAGGGTTTCGCGGGGGACCACGGTCTGCACGCCACCGACATCCAGGCGCTTGCGGCGATCATGGACGCGGACGAGCCGATGACACCCGGCGGACTGCGCCGCCACCTCGGACTCACCTCGGGCGCGGTGACCGCCTGTGTGGACCGGCTGGAGCGGGCGGGCCACATCCGCCGTGTCCGGGAGAGCGCGGACCGCAGGGTCGTCCATCTCCACTACGAACAGGACGCCCGGACGGCCGCGCGCTCCTACTTCCGTCCGCTCGCCGAGGCGACCGAGTCGGCCCGCTCCCGGTTCGGCGAGCAGGAGCTGACCGTGGTGGTGCGCTTCCTGGAGGCGTTGAACGAGGAACTCGCCGCCGTGAGGCCGAAGGGCGGCTGA